A stretch of DNA from Planococcus antarcticus DSM 14505:
TTTATGTGGATGCCTTTTCCGATGAACAGGAAAATGAAGTCGTGAATAGGCCGACTATGCTAATCACAATGGATTTTTCTGTAGAAGGGACTGGATGTAAAGTCGTTTCTTCCACGAAGTTTGATTCACAAGAAGGACTGCAAAAAGTAATCGATATACAGGCGATTGAAGGGATGGCTCAACCCTATGATTGCTTGGAGGAGTATTTAGAGGAACTGCAGCAAAACAAATAAAAAAATTCAGAAGAAGGGTAATGATGATTACGAAATTGTTTCCTTATTTGAATTTTGAAGGCAATGGCCAGGAAGCGGCACATTTCTATACGGATGTGCTAGGTGGTGAATTAGTAGGAATCATGACTTACGGTGAAGCGCAGGAGACGGACTCAGAAGGCATGCCCGATGAAGTGAAGAATATGGTGATGAATGCGCAGATCAACATGGAAAATGGGGATACATGAATGATTTCTGACGTCCCTCCAGGAATGGGGATGCCATCGTTTCAAAAAGGCAACAATATGTCAGTGACTGTACTGTTCGATGAAATCGAGGAAGCGCAGACCGTTTTTAACAAGCTGTCTGAAGGAGGCAAGGTCAGCATGGAGTTGCAGGAGACTTTCTGGAGCCCATTGTACGGCAGTCTGACCGATCGATTTGGAATCGAATGGCAGGTATCCGTTGAGGGTGAAATGGAATAGATTAGTAAAGAACCGCAATCCTCATTTGGAATTGCGGTTCTTTACTAATCTGTTAGACTTGTTCCGCTATAGGGTATAGAAAGAAATAGCCGATTTGCTATAGTATTGAACAGCACCTAGGAGGATGAGTATGAATACCGATAAATATGCAGTTCAAAAAGATAAGAAAATAAAGCTTGCTGATTACCCAACGACAACTCAAGACAAATACAGTGAAAAAGAACTCAAGGAAAAATTGATCCCTGAAAGCCTCGAAAAACTAAAGAAACTACACATGAAACTACATGCCCAAGAAGAAAAGGGAATCGTTGTAGTACTACAAGCAATGGATGCAGCTGGAAAAGATGAAGCCATCACGTATATCTTTTCGACTTTGACAGCACAAGGTTTAAAGACGACTTCGTTTAAAAAACCATCTGAAACAGAACTTGCCCATGATTATTTATGGCGATTTCGTGAAGGAATGCCGGCAAGAGGTCAAATTGGTATTTTAAATCGTTCTTATTATGAAGAAGTGATTGCGCCAAGAGTTCATGATTTGCTTGGGGAGACACCACTTCCAGACGAACTGATCGATGAGAATATTTGGAATGTCCGCTACCGCCAGATCAACGATTTTGAACGCTATATGGTTGAAAATGGCTTTCCAGTGGTTAAATTCTTTTTTAATATGTCTTTTGGTGAACAACGCCGCCGGTTGCTCGAACGTATGAAAAATCCAGAGAAAAACTGGGAGTTTTCGTTTAACGATGTAAAAGAACGTAAGCATTGGGATGGATACCAAGGGATTTTTGAAGATTTACTGAATAATACGTCAACAGAACACGCACCTTGGTATGCTCTGCCGGCTGACGACGAATGGTTTACACGTTATATCGTTTCAGAAGTGATGATCAAAATGCTACAAAAAATCAATCCGCACTATCCTGAAATCAAAGGGGAGGAAAAAGTGGAATTGAAAAAAGCTATTCGTCAACTGGAAGAAGAGGAGTAAAGATACAGATGTTTGGATGCAGTTTTTCTGTGTTTGAAAAAAGATACAAAACATAAGAAGAAAGGCTTGCATTCTTGTCCTGTAAGCTACTATAATATGAAACATTGGTCCACTATAAAAAGAACAATTTATTCGCATTGTCGTAGTTTTTATTGAAAAGTAAAAGAATGCATAATAATAAATAGTCTTAAGGTGACGTGCAGATGCACGGCTTTTTTTTGTGGGGTGAGCAAAATAGAATGACTAAGGGGCACCTTAGGATTGGAGTTAAGTTATGAATAAATGGACGAGATTGTTACTTGTTTTTGTTTCTTCGATTGTTCTCGGAATTGCGTTTAATATGTTTTTACTGCCACATGAAGTATTGGCGGGTGGAGTGACCGGTATTGCGATGATGCTAGGATTGGTAACGCCTTTGAATGCGGGACTTTGGATGATTATTTTGAACATCCCAATCCTCGTTGTCGGCTGGATGAAACTTGGCAAGACCTTTATCGCTAAT
This window harbors:
- a CDS encoding SRPBCC family protein; its protein translation is MEVKPGGTWHYCMRSPEGQESWEKSIYRKINAPDRLIYVDAFSDEQENEVVNRPTMLITMDFSVEGTGCKVVSSTKFDSQEGLQKVIDIQAIEGMAQPYDCLEEYLEELQQNK
- a CDS encoding PPK2 family polyphosphate kinase, with amino-acid sequence MNTDKYAVQKDKKIKLADYPTTTQDKYSEKELKEKLIPESLEKLKKLHMKLHAQEEKGIVVVLQAMDAAGKDEAITYIFSTLTAQGLKTTSFKKPSETELAHDYLWRFREGMPARGQIGILNRSYYEEVIAPRVHDLLGETPLPDELIDENIWNVRYRQINDFERYMVENGFPVVKFFFNMSFGEQRRRLLERMKNPEKNWEFSFNDVKERKHWDGYQGIFEDLLNNTSTEHAPWYALPADDEWFTRYIVSEVMIKMLQKINPHYPEIKGEEKVELKKAIRQLEEEE
- a CDS encoding VOC family protein, whose amino-acid sequence is MMITKLFPYLNFEGNGQEAAHFYTDVLGGELVGIMTYGEAQETDSEGMPDEVKNMVMNAQINMENGDT
- a CDS encoding VOC family protein, which gives rise to MISDVPPGMGMPSFQKGNNMSVTVLFDEIEEAQTVFNKLSEGGKVSMELQETFWSPLYGSLTDRFGIEWQVSVEGEME